In Drosophila teissieri strain GT53w chromosome 2R, Prin_Dtei_1.1, whole genome shotgun sequence, the following proteins share a genomic window:
- the LOC122614247 gene encoding LOW QUALITY PROTEIN: uncharacterized protein LOC122614247 (The sequence of the model RefSeq protein was modified relative to this genomic sequence to represent the inferred CDS: inserted 1 base in 1 codon) — MAEKKRSNEGQYFLQLKNFIDLNQNEADRVDFDCKPTKKKIHFQEGQRSKITSSEIKRKMSKACEDFKRAFKIADKPQKQKXPRNLERKNILGKKSDKVSQAGTSEKQDKSLTITINKGTQRRLRTALKLLDLFEGKYSSDSESSMDSESLHGSVKRSTRRLQAMQDLSPRDFLGLCRDCRTRCRGCGRRPSAVLMAKRRRC, encoded by the exons ATGGCAGAAAAAAAGAGATCGAACGAAGGACAGTACTTCCttcaattgaaaaactttatcGATTTGAACCAGAACGAAGCCGATCGTGTGGATTTCGACTGTaagccaaccaaaaaaaagatacattttcagGAGGGACAAAGATCTAAGATAACATCATCGGAAATTAAACGCAAAATGTCGAAAGCGTGTGAAGATTTTAAAAGAGCATTTAAAATTGCCGATAAACCACAGAAGCAAA TGCCAAGGAATCttgaaagaaaaaatattttaggaAAAAAATCTGATAAAGTCTCGCAGGCAGGAACTTCCGAAAAGCAGGATAAATCCCTAACCATAACTATCAATAAAGGAACACAACGTCGTCTGCGAACTGCTCTGAAATTGCTAGATCTTTTCGAGGGCAAATATAGCAGTGATAGCGAAAGTTCGATGGATTCCGAGTCTTTACATGGTTCAGTCAAAAGAAGTACTCGACGATTGCAAGCTATGCAGGATCTCTCACCCAGAGATTTTCTTGGTCTTTGCAGGGACTGCCGAACACGGTGCAGAGGTTGTGGAAGACGTCCTTCGGCAGTCCTTATGGCAAAACGTAGACGATGTTAA